Part of the Gadus chalcogrammus isolate NIFS_2021 chromosome 22, NIFS_Gcha_1.0, whole genome shotgun sequence genome is shown below.
aCTGATCACACATTCATTTGGCATAAATCATTTCAACGTTTATTCAACTGGATGGAAAAACATGAAATCTTTAAATAACAAAGGAGAAACTGGATACTTCTAAACAAGAGTCCGAAATATTATGCATCACGGCCTATAGACGAGCATTTATGTATTATGGGTAATTCACAGATGTTATGATCGCTTATTGACATACAAATAAGTTGAGTTATAATAAAGTGTTGAAAAAGGAGGCCTAGATACGCGATTTTCCTGTTTTAAATCTTTCAGTTTCATTATACATTTACTTGGTGCGAGGTTTGATATTTACACTTGTGTATTTACAATATTAGtgggaaaaaaaatacaagaaGTAACTGAAATCACCATAAGGGCAATTCTTTTCTTTACAGATTCAAAGAGCTTATATGACAGCTACGCATTCCCATCACATGACTTAACACTAGGCTTGTTTAAGTCTTAATTGGTCTTAAGTCATAGCTTATTTATCACATCATTCATCCAACGTTAACACGACATCTTTGTGAATCATCCAATGAGTAACGTTAAACAAACACTAGATGGCGACAGAAAAATGAAATACCGTGAGAAGAATTCACGTTTTTGCCTATAACTATTATAAGCTCAAAACGATAAGACATGACTTGAAATACATTCATTAAATATACAGTAATGTCTTCAAGATAACGTAATGTAAAgaatagagagaagagaggtgcTGTTTATTCATTTCGcaagcatttagcagacatTGAAGAATACCAAAGTAACTTACAGGAGAGATCAGTCAAATCAAAACGAATACATAAGAATCAGTCTACATTTAGGCCTACCAATTCTGTAATGCACAATTTTAAACAAATCTCACTcgacccttaccctaaccctaaccctaacccaaatgCTTCCTTGACCCCAAaaactaaaattaaaaaaacaaagcacaaaACATTTTACCGCTGTTTAACATTTACCGACGGTTTCAAGACTCCcccaaccaaaaaaaacaaaacacatcaaCGGCTATTATTTCCAGACTGGCCGGAGACGGCCGAGTAGGAGGGGGGCGCGTCCCTCCTCGTATCCGAGGCGACCGTGTGGCTGAACACCGTGTTGAGGGGTATGCCCAGCTGCCGGGAAGGCCCCTGGCCTTCGCCGGCGTTGATGCGGTGCAGGTACACCTTGGACTCCACGGCCAGGCTGCACTTGTGCAGCATGGTGCGCAGGGCCGTGCGGTATTCCCGCCGCACCAGGCAGTAGATCACGGGGTTGAGGCAGCTGCTGGTGAACGCCAGGCAGTTGGCCAGCGGGAAGAAGTAGGTCTGCGCTAGGTAGAAGGACGGGCTGATGTCCACGATGTCCAGCTGGATCAGCGCGGCCCACAGCGTCAGCAGGTTGTAGGGGAACCAGCAGGCGCAGAAggacagcaccaccaccgccaccgacTTGGACACGTGGGACTTCCGCCCCGGGTTCACGCCCTTCATCTTGTGGCGGCACAGGaagcgcagcagcagcaggtaggACAGCACGATGACGCCGTAGGGAAGCAGGAAGCCCAGCACCACTCTCAGGAGGTGGTTGATCCCCAGCCACGCCGTTCCGTCGGGGAAGCGGAACAGGCACACGGTGTCGTTGGCCGGGCCCACGTTGAAGAGGTTGGTGAAGACGGCGCGCGGCGCGGCCGTGACCAGCGCCCCCGCCCAGATGATCGCCGCGGATATCCGGGAGCAGCAGAAGCCGCGGTGCcagagggcggcggcggcggcggtgggccgGAGGGCGGTGGCCACGGAGCAGTAGCGCGTCAGGCTCATGGCGGTCAGGAAGAAGCAGCTGGCGTACACGTTGAGGCAGGTGAGCAGCGAGATGGCCTTGCAGGTGACCACGTCGAAGGGCCAGCTGTAGTCCAGCGCTATCTCCACCGCCCAGAAGGGCAGTGCCAGCGAGAAGAGCAGCTGGGCCAGAGCCAGGTGGAACACAAAGTAGTTGATGGTGCCCGCGCTGATGGTGCGCGTGGAGTACAGCAGGAACATCACCAGCAGGTTGCCCACCATGCCCGCCGTGGCCACCAGGAAGTACACCAGGGAGATGAGGCTCCGCAGCCAGGGGGCGCCGTCGCCGGGGAAGTTGAGGCCGTACACGACGGCGCCGCTGCCGTTGTGgtggcccagcagcagcagggagctGTTGCAGGACGGGTTTTCCCAACACACGCGAAGCATGTCGTTGTAGAACTCCCTGCTTTTGAGGTCCATTTTGGACATCTCAGGGGGGCAGGGCAATGAGGGTGTCCCGGGGTGAAGGAGATCGACGCCTCTGGAGAATCCCCTTTCTGGAGAAAGGTCAAGACCGGCTGCGTGAGCGTAGAGGGCGAAGAGGAAACGGCGTTCTCCGACAGAAACGGCGTGGCCTGTTGGAGGTCGAATGATTATGACCTACAGTCGACGCAGAGAGTGTCAGAGCAGCTCAACTAAAACACAGATTTTACCAAACTCAATTATGTATATACACTTTACACATTACACTTTATAACAACCGTTTATTATTACCATTAATAAACATGGTAATAAGCATTAATTAACAGTTcattaagtaagggataatgcccgacgaggtgtccattatcaggaattaatggccGACgcggaggcgtgaaccgtcggTCGCGCAGCGGAGGATCGTTGCTACCGTGAAGTCCATTataggagttaatgcacaccctgcagctaatcagaatcgagcattcccCGAGACCATGGTATAACAGTCAACTCATAGTCTAGTAATCATTTATTATTAGCTGAGtggtgctgcatgcagcgctcaactattgttcttcataagttttattctttctttctttattattctctaaaAACTTTGGGAcatatctccttcctcaattgttccacctagagactccattcaaattttaaaatattcagaatagcttagAATCACGCGcttcttttcatatttttttaaatatttaatactttttaagatattctacttttaaaatattatcttttttttaacatgggagtcaatgggaggactgCAGAGCCGGCAGAGCCGTCCACTGCTACTTCAACTGTTAAAGACGTAACTAAATCATAATTTtcaccgtttatcttcgttcaacccatttaacaaatctacacaattgtatcttcaatatatatatatatatatcgatatcatttaaactttattcagaatcacagtttcagtttcataccgctttcgttttcagttggtttcattgatttacgttgacgcgggagcgttgccagattgggcgttttttcccgccagattgggctacttttggaggacgttcaggcagtgttgccagattgggcggtttttcccACTCTATTGAGCTATTTTTAATCTCGCACCGGCTtgctattctcttaaagacacacacgcaatacATTTGACGTTTCAGATTCTTcggttcaattcattttacatttctgcatttttagcaatgctttgagCTTTTCATCCAGCGgtaactttatttgtttccaaccttttactttttcttaaatggtgtgcatgttaacATTGTTTACGCCAttttgacttttgaacttttgtccaaatcccttcacttgatttaagccatttaacgtttctttatgtcttaatctatgtggctttattaaaaagatattttcaacctcactttgcactacagcactcaccgcattttctggaggaaatgcattttctagttggtTTTGATGTTTACTCATGCTGTTCATGTTAACTACGGTATCAATTTATAAATTATTAATATAGGGGTTTTATATGGGTAGTTAAGGTTATCACCAGTTCTAACCATAACTACCCCTACAGCTAAGCCCAAACCCAgaggtcaccaacctttttaaACCTGAGCGCTTCAAGGTTACTGTGTAATATTGAGGGCTACTTGTGTGATACAAACTTCCTGAATAACAAACTGAATAACAAACCGAATTGAACTTTCCATCAATGTTATTGATTAAAAAAGAACATCAAATTTCCAAATTTCCATCAATAGTCCATTGGGACCACTGCTATTTTTAGATGGTGCCCTGCGGGTGACTCTCCTGGTCCCTGCGGGCGACCCGGGGCACAGTGTTGGCTACCCCTGTCCTAAGCGTAAGAATGCTGAGTACTGCATTAACTCATGGTTCATTTGTTTACCCTTATTTTAAAGGGTTAACAAATCAGTTGTATATATGGGTCATACCATAATAACGACGACTCCAATTTAAaacatatcaaaaaataaaataagtgtaGTCTAGTTTTCTTAAATTCTGACGCAATGTGTCATTACATCCATAAGTGTATGTTAGCTTTTTTTACGTCCGATTTTGGAAAATGGGATTGGCTATGTTGTTGTCATGGTCAAGATCATAAATTGGTGAAGCCCATAAATAGAAGGTTGAAATATAAAACTTAAACAAACAATAAAGCTCAGTCTATGCACAGACAAATTACAACTGCATTCTCCTCGCTTGGTACAGTTGCTCTGAAACACAATCTAATTCTAAGCTGGGTTCAGGTGTACAATGGAACAATTTCAcatcaatacatattcatatcATCTCTTCTTATGATTAGGTTTTCCATTATTATAACTATTGTAATTGCTGGTTTGAGGGGTATGACAAAGGCTCGAGCAAATGCAGTTTCTAAATTGTTGCTCAACCTTATTTTCCAATATTTTTGGAATAGAATGGATCCCCTGAACTAATCATTACATTTAGTTTGAGGATTGTTTGCTTGTTTAAACACTATATAGCATAGGCCATCTATCTATAAGACTAGGGACATCATAccaattaaatacaattttcAACAAAAAAGCAATAATACTAATAAATGATATAGcaacatgaatgaatgaaacatGAATGCTTCTAACCGCACATGAGATAATAACAAACTACACCATAAAGCTTACCAAGAATAACAATAGGTAAACATTTATAAAATCCCTTACCTAATGGTTCAACGTCCTGCTTTCCAATGTTATGGGAGCTGCTGGAAATCTTCTGAGGCATAAAATAAATTAACTGGCAGGCGGTCAACAGCATTAGCAAACATGTAAGCCATAATGAAAGCGACTCCACCCCCGCTCGTACTCAGTGCAGAAAACACCCAAATTAAGACCGCGAGACAGGAGATACGGTCCACTGGCAAGACCATAATCATTTGATTTGTATTCCTAACACATGCTGGaagcacaaatacacaaagGTGAATGTACAGGAAGCTCTGTAACAATAGCACTATCATACATTTTACTGTGGAGGTGAACTGAAAATTAAATATTATGGATGACTAAATAGattaaccaaacaaaaaaagaagcTCACAACAAGCTCACACTGCAAAAAAACGAACCAAAACAAGATAAACACAAACGAACAGTGGGTTGTGCAGGTGATATTCCAGAAGGACCTCATCGTGTAATCCTTCATGTATCACTAAGTGGACAAAGCAAATAGCTACCTAAACTACAAGTTGCTTCAGTGAAAACACAATTACTTCAGTTTATGGCGAATACACCAGGCCAGGTGGAGGTGATATGGGTTTACTATCACTTGCACCTGCCTGACGTATTTGCCATCGTCTCAATCCATCTGTAAATAAGTAATTAGTCTAGTAGGATTGAGGTGTGCTCCAATgccaagtgtgtgcatgtgtttttgtgtctttgcATCTAGTGTTAACCTATAAACTATCAACATACCATTTACTCTGCATATCGGATAGTATTTAAGCAACACCAAACCTCCAGTActaataagtgtgtgtttgtgtgtgtgtctgtgtgtgtgtgcctgccagtgtgtgttgatgtttgtatgtgtgtgcacatgtatatgtatgtttgtgtgtgtgcttgtatgatgtgcatgtgtgcttcaTTCACATTACTGATGGTGATGGACTTGCTGATGGAATTAGTGTTTTTCTTCTATTTTCGTCGGGGGTGTTGGTCTCCGATTAGATTGAGCCTCAGCGATGACTCTGATTGTGAGCTGTTGACAGCGGAAAGACCATCAGTGGTGAATAATAGAATTAGATTATCTGCCCAATAGGCGGAAGAACGGGTCCGGTTGATGAATTATTTCTCCGTCCAAATTGAGCCCTCCCCGTTGGAGCAGAAAGGCAAAACATGAATTTCCCTCCGACGGGAACTTTCTCACTGCCAGGCACAATCTGATCACATGATGACGCACAGCCCCTGCCTGCGCTCACCTGACCACGGTCGCCTTTATACTTCACCTTGAGTTGGTGGGGCATAGCATCCATGTGACATCACATCGTTCACAGTGTGTGCACCTGTGCCATGAACAATCCCCTGATTCATTCTCTCTGGGAAATATGGATGTTATTTGGATTTTATGAGTCCTGACTGTGCTTCAGCCACAATGGTGTCGATATTCAGATTGTAGAATACTGGAACCATATTCTATTGATAATTTGTTTTAAGGGTAGATAAAAATAAACTGCTGGCTGATGACAGTAGTATCCTTGTAACGTTACAATTTATACTATCAATGAATGATGTAAAAACAGATAAAAGGAACAGATGAAGTCATGCTAGCCATGAGGTGATGTTGTGTTTCCATGGCCATAAACACAGCTAATTACCATTTATGAGAAATAGGCTGAAGGGAGGTATTTTTTCCtaaaacatttcatggctaATACCACATAATTAGCAATACATCTTCAATAATACATAATTCCTCTGTAGCCTGTCAGGTGGATGTGGCTGACGCCGGTATAATATTGTTAACAATCACCTCAGAGGAAATCCTAGCCACACATTGACTTAAGTATGCTACTGTGATAATACTTCGTTCTGAAGGTGCCAAACATTATTTTCATTATGAATCATCAACTTGAATTGatagaaataaagaaaacatgcaATGCATACAATACTAAACTTCTGCTCACTGGTTAATCTGGTTAATAGCAGCATTTCCTCCTGGACCGATTGGGAGGGGCTGGAATTTTCACATCATTAGCATCAAGCTTCGGGTTCTGCTCTGTATTCTCACGCTAACATAAATAACTAATGAACGCCTAAAATTGATTTAGAGTTATCTATGAAACCCAAGACCGTTGTCTTTGTGTTAATAAATTGACTTAGTCAAGCTAAGGTATGATCAAGTCCACTTCCAACGTGTTTCTGTGTTAACTGTGCGGTAGGCTTATGTGTCAGTATTAGAACCTCATAACAGTAGTAGGCGATACTTCAGGCTACAAACATCCTACCTCCCCTGGCACAGGCCACTTAATTACAATTATATGACTTCCTTAAAAAAGCACGGCCCAGCTGCTGCAAAGATAGTAACGGCTCTGTTATCGTGATTTCATATTTCCTTTTGGAAGACTCCAGTCCGCTGCCCAGGAAGGGCTTCGATAAATCATTGAGGGattttattattacaatatattttTACTGCGCATGCTCACTTCAGGTCAGAAATGTGCAGCGAGTGATCGGTGCACAGTAGCGCCCCCAAGGGGTAAACTGGGGCCAGGCAAAACAATCTCCCAAATACACTGCTCCCGTCACTACAgccaaaagaagaaaaaaactgcTTATGACTTCAGTTACAATTTAaccttgttttgtgttgtgctaCCAGAACATGTTCACTGTAGGTAAGGTCCTTTTAAATATCCTACGTCCGCCGTACCTTGAGTCGCCGGAGAAATGAGCTGAGTGAACAGATTAGTGTTGTCTTGTCTctagaggtggagggaggggttggCAGCATGAGGACGCTAGTGTTTGCTCTTTAAGTGAGCCCTCTGGTGATGGTTACCTGACCTTGCAACAACAAGAAGAACAAATGACATCAGCGAGAGAAACTGAAAAACACAATAACTTTATTTAAAACGATTAtgattttgctttttttttttaataacaattATTTGCAATTTGGGTACTTCTTTGAATCGTCATTCTTCACACTATCactgatgaaaaaaatatttttcattcattagtAGGTCTAACCCGTTTGGGATTCGTTTTGGCAAAAATAAACGTGAATTCCATAAaagtaaaacaataacaatagaaAGCAAATCCAACTATATAGACTATTTGTATAGCTGGAAGCAGGTTTCGTCATATACAAATCTCTTCCTCAGGATGTTACAACTTAATAATGTGCAAAACCTAGTAAAGCCAATGTATATTGTTATAACTCATATAGCATGGCCGTTGTTTTGAATGGGACATCCCGTGGTAGGCAATCAATTAATCTCAGGGGCAGCGTATCCTTAAATCGCTCTCGCGCGCCTACTAACCATCAGCAGTAGCCTGGTGACTGGATGTCGCCGCCGCGCGCGCGGATCATTTGTTCGAGCTCGTTATCTCTCGCGTCACTTGTTTCCATAACGGCAGCGGACGGCGTTCCCGTCTGGATGCAGTGATTGAAAACGCGTTTAAAACTTTTATCGCTCATGAAACCACCCGACGAGGACCGACCGCGAGGATAAAAGCTGTTATTGCGGTCAACTTTCCCCCTAGCTTGACttctttttgtgttgttgttcatGGGATTCCTTTAACAGCTGTCGCCGACGCGAGGTAAGTAGTGACGTGAGCGCAAACGAACCGTTGTTGCAGGTGATTTACCAAGTACGAGTTGTCGTCCCGTCCAGCGGCCATCTCGACGCCGTTTATCGGCTTCTTGACCACAAAAACCGGGACGCTGTATGTGTTTATGGCTGTGTTTAGGAGTGCTAAAGTGACCACGtccagaaacaaacacacacacacacacacacacacacacacacacacacacacacacacacacacacacacacacacacacacacacacacacacactagaacaaTGTCGCTTGACGCTCGTGGTGGAGGAACGCCAAGGCCACTACAACCACGCGCTACAGAGTTGGCTGGTATTGACACCGGTCGCCTGATACAATCAGCCCAATTTCCTCCAGTTTTCTCCCCGCTTATTGTGTGATTTAGCACAAAGACGGGGCTCTCCGTCCGCATTGTCAACGTGTGGTGGCAAACTAGTGGTAGTTAGCGGCGGGACACACAAGGCTGCCATTGTACAGGATCAGCAGTGGATTACCAGaattccttttctctctctctctctctctctctctctctctctctctctctctctctctctctctctctctctctctctctctctctctctctctctctctctctctctctctctctctctctctctctctctctctctctctctctccgacgaGAACTGCCTCCCTCTCAGTATTTCTGTCTGGCTCTAACATCATGACTTTGGCTTTTCCCCGGGTTCAATGTTTGTttgaaacatacacaaacaaaaacatcccAAGTGCCAACACGCCTGCGTAGCAATACATTAAGGATGCCATGATGTGTTGCGCCCAGGgttgtttcatttaaatgtttattacGTTCAAGGCCTTGCCTATATCCTACTTAATTACTAGATTATTATGACTGAAAAGAAACATCCTTTTCTACAGCCATGGGGTGGACATGATTAGTTAAGAGAGTCCAATTGGGTTTATTACATTTCTTTATTGGGTAAAGAAGAATGAATCGAATTCAAACCATCACCCAccttcacaaaacacacacacacacacacacacacacacacacacacacacacacactcacacacttagaTGGAGACATGCACCCTTGCACATCACTACAACTTGCCCCTATacatacatccccccccccagccaacaTGTGGGGAGAGGTAATCCCAGCTATTAGGGTAATCTCCCTAGCAGGACGATCAAtaggcagcgtgtgtgtgtgtgtttttgtgtacgtgCGCGATAGCCAGACCAGCATAGTTGTTGTTAGGTTGGGATGTGGCGAGGCCATATTTTAGCTGAAGAAAATTAAGTATTTATTCGTTGAAGATTAGGtcaggagggaaagagggggcagagagaaagagacacagacagagagagagagagattaggggTCTGTGTAGTGCAGCATTTTTCTTATTTGGATTCAGTCTTCCCTGCGAATGTAGAGTTTAAGTGTGCATGTCTTATATTATAGTTATCGATGGTAAGAGAGGAACAGGAAAAACACAGATAGGTTTTGGCATACGAATGATTTTCACATCAATTGTTCACTACATAATTGTTTTAAAGACATAAAGACGAAGAAATATGGAAGCACACCTCAGGTTCTCAGTACTAGAGATCAGATTCAATACTCGGGTGGGGTTTAACAAATACATACCTGGATCAGCTTTTCATATCATATTTATTCAAGATACTTTTTCCAACCCAAACCATTtttaaagttgttttttttgagcTGTCAGAACGATGACAATTCCAGCACATGCTAGACTACATCATCATAATATAAGCCTTTTAATTACAAATATTGTACACTACACATTCATAGCTGGCTGACAAATACAGTAATACAGGGTTTTTATGGGCCAAAGTAAAGTAGATCAATATgtaacattttaaaataaaaatagttgGTGTAGTGATAAATGGTATCAAATCATCCCTTTAATGTAATTCATTAAATGACCTAGGAGATGAGCAAAATATGCAAAGCAGTCTCAGAACAAAACTGTGTCAGCATGTGGTGATGATGTTATTAACACTCACAGGGTTCATGTGCATGCGATGCATAAGGCACGAAAGACCACTCCATTCCAGCAGGTTAGCATGCTGCTACGCTAGCTAGTCTTCTGATGTAACAGCTGTTGGCGTAATACCCTTAACAGTTCGATGTCAGTGCTATATGTTGGACCCAAGAAAGACAGCCCAGAGTGTAAATATAGTTCACTTGAAAACCAGAGACAATTATGtaaaattacatttttattgtcTTCCTTTTAGACAAT
Proteins encoded:
- the LOC130376025 gene encoding relaxin-3 receptor 1-like; translated protein: MSKMDLKSREFYNDMLRVCWENPSCNSSLLLLGHHNGSGAVVYGLNFPGDGAPWLRSLISLVYFLVATAGMVGNLLVMFLLYSTRTISAGTINYFVFHLALAQLLFSLALPFWAVEIALDYSWPFDVVTCKAISLLTCLNVYASCFFLTAMSLTRYCSVATALRPTAAAAALWHRGFCCSRISAAIIWAGALVTAAPRAVFTNLFNVGPANDTVCLFRFPDGTAWLGINHLLRVVLGFLLPYGVIVLSYLLLLRFLCRHKMKGVNPGRKSHVSKSVAVVVLSFCACWFPYNLLTLWAALIQLDIVDISPSFYLAQTYFFPLANCLAFTSSCLNPVIYCLVRREYRTALRTMLHKCSLAVESKVYLHRINAGEGQGPSRQLGIPLNTVFSHTVASDTRRDAPPSYSAVSGQSGNNSR